Proteins from one Hyperolius riggenbachi isolate aHypRig1 chromosome 2, aHypRig1.pri, whole genome shotgun sequence genomic window:
- the LOC137547174 gene encoding uncharacterized protein, with the protein MSTDDEIQFWLLLLGYVANKRRRRRRETVRNYWVHPLTSQRFSKGQFHLRYGDLRKCPKRFFNYFKMSIGTFDELLEYLRPALIRSDTQMRLAISPEERLCVTIKYLATGQSFTSLHFRFLIGKATIRLIVRETCRAICNTLFTLFMPEPTKEKWQQIAEDFYTTTSFPNCAGALDAKDIRMKMPPNSGKRHWDSSKHSLVLLAVVDSQYNFVAIDVGPYGTSGCCSIFKKSTLGRKMKEGKLKLPEYKPLPGTNGEPMPYVFVADEAFGLSENILRPFPIRNITHNRKIFNYRLIRARRAIDGAFGILANKWRVFYAPIQLEANFVHDIIKTACILHNVVLLRDGFVFEHTLNNPLHDVSWSTVRGPASGMLVRNTFTDYFISPEGEVPFQYEKI; encoded by the exons ATGTCGacggatgatgaaattcagttctGGTTGCTGCTTCTCGGCTACGTTGCAAACAAAAGGAGAAGGCGTAGACGGGAAACAGTGAGAAATTACTGGGTGCACCCGCTCACCAGTCAGCGTTTCTCCAAGGGACAATTTCATCTGCGCTATGGAGACCTGCGCAAGTGTCCCAAGAGGTTCTTCAATTACTTCAAGATGTCCATAGGAACATTTGATGAACTGCTGGAGTATCTGAGGCCGGCGCTCATCAGAAGCGACACACAGATGCGGCTGGCGATCTCCCCGGAGGAGCGACTTTGTGTAACTATAAA ATACCTGGCCACTGGCCAAAGCTTCACCTCTCTTCACTTCCGATTCCTCATCGGAAAAGCCACCATCCGATTAATTGTCCGGGAGACATGCAGAGCCATATGCAATACTCTGTTCACACTCTTCATGCCGGAGCCAACCAAGGAGAAGTGGCAGCAAATAGCCGAAGACTTCTACACCACCACCAGCTTCCCAAACTGTGCTGGTGCCCTCGATGCCAAAGACATTCGGATGAAAATGCCACCGAACAGTGGCAAGAGACACTGGGACTCCAGTAAGCATTCCCTGGTGCTGCTGGCTGTGGTGGACAGCCAGTATAACTTCGTAGCAATAGATGTGGGGCCATATGGAACCAGTGGTTGCTGCAGCATCTTCAAGAAGTCCACCCTGGGTCGCAAGATGAAAGAAGGCAAACTGAAGTTGCCAGAATACAAACCTCTACCTGGAACAAATGGCGAGCCTATGCCATACGTGTTTGTAGCTGATGAAGCTTTCGGCCTTTCGGAGAACATACTGAGGCCTTTTCCCATCCGAAACATAACCCACAACCGTAAGATCTTTAACTACAGGCTGATCAGAGCAAGGAGAGCGATAGATGGAGCCTTTGGGATTTTGGCCAACAAATGGCGGGTCTTCTATGCCCCGATTCAGTTGGAGGCAAACTTTGTCCACGATATTATCAAGACAGCTTGTATTCTGCATAATGTGGTTCTTCTGAGAGATGGCTTTGTGTTTGAGCATACTCTCAATAACCCGCTACATGATGTGTCATGGAGCACCGTGCGAGGCCCTGCCAGTGGCATGCTTGTCCGAAACACCTTCACAGACTATTTTATTTCCCCTGAAGGAGAAGTCCCCTTCCAGTATGAAAAGATTTAG